Part of the Paenibacillus kyungheensis genome, TCTGCCAATTCCGAAGGTTGCTCGGTAGTCATGACTCCTGGTAATGCAAGCAATTGATTGATATCCAAATTTCCATTCACACCATAACGCTCTGTAAGCTCTTGACCGGCTTGTAAGTAAGACTGAACGTTAGCATGGTTGAGCTTCAAAGACGGAACTTGCCCTGTATCTTGCTCTTTGTTCATAAATACATCTATCCGTCCACGCTTGATCGCATCTTGAATCAGCCTTTTGAGACTGTCCTCCATTTGACCCCATTCACGTGGTAAACGCATCATAATTTCGCAATAACGATGGTTGACGGATTTGACTTCAATCTGGACTTTGTAGCCGCCAAATTGCACGGCGGACTGACCGTATCCGGTCATACTGAATGACATCGGCATCACATCCGTTATCCTATTGTAATTGATTATCTATTGTGAAACAAGGGGTTTGGACGGCGCTTTGCTTTTGCCCATATATATTCAGTTAGCTGTACACTCATATCATAAAACATAAACGGAGTCATAATATAAATTCCGTTAAAATGTTCCATAGCGACATCCAGCAATTCTTTGGCGATGATTACGCCTGTGGCTCTGCCTTCTTCGCCTTCCAATCCTGCCATCCGTCCGCGTACTTCATCGGATAATTGAATACCAGGTACTTCATTATGAAGATATTCTGCATTACGTCCACTAGCGAGAGGCATAATACCTATAAAAATAGGAATATCTAAATGCTTGGTTGCTTCCCGAATATCAGCGATCAACTGCACATTATAGACAGGCTGAGTCATAATATAATCAGCACCAGCCGCAATTTTCTTTTCCAGACGAACAACTGCTTTATCCAGATGTTTGACATTCGGGTTAAAAGCGGCGCCTACTACAAATTTGGCACGTTGTTTGAGCGGTTTGCCTGAGAATGCGATACCTTCATTCAATTGCTTAATCATTTTGATCATATCAAATGAAGTCATATCGTAGACAGAACTTGCTCCAGGCAAATCACCAAATTTAGACGGATCGCCGGTCACAGCCAGTACATGATCAATACCGAGAGCATCGAATCCCATCATATGAGATTGACTACCAATCATATTACGATCACGACAAGCGATATGAATCAACGGACGAATCCCTGCTTCACGTTGCACAATATGTCCGAGTGCCATATTACTCATACGAGTCACTGCAAGCGAATTATCCGCTAGAGTTAGTGCATCTACTCCAGCTTCTTTAAGTGCGGCTGCCCCTTTAAGAAAGCGTGTAATATCAAGATCACGAGGTGGATCAAGTTCTACAATCACTGTTGGACGTTCACGCACCAGGTCTACCAGTGTCGGCGGTACATCTTCTCCGTTACGATCGCTTTCATCCATAATGGCGTTCTCAATCGTTACACTAATTTGAGGAGTCGGTGTCTGGACATTGGAAAAGTCTAACTTCTCCGGTACATATCCTTCTAACGCTCTAGCAATAGCGGCGATATGTTCAGGTGTTGTTCCACAGCATCCGCCGATCACTCGTGCTCCTAATTCGGCAAATCGAATACTACGCTGGCCAAAATAAGCCGGACTTGCCCCATAGCGATACTCACCATCTACATAATCCGCTACTCCTGCATCAGGGTACACTGATAATGGCAAAGATACTTTACCTTGAACTGCTTCCAGTGCATGAAGTGTTCCGTTAGGGCCTACACGACAATTCAGTCCTACCATATCTGCACCCGCATCAGTCAGTAAAGCAAACGCATCTGGCAAAGCAAACCCATCCAGCGTCCGAATCGCATCTTCTACCGTTAACTGACACATCACCGGAATATCAGTCAGTTTGCGTACTTGCCGTAAAGCAATCGCCAGCTCTTCTACTTCAAAAAACGTTTCCAACAAAATTCCGTCTACGCCTTCTTCTAACAAAGACGATACTTGTTGTCTAAAATGCTGACGTAATTCAGACCGCGGAATATTGGTTCGTTTACCATTGCGAATCGCACCTACTGAACCGACAACATAAGCTTGATCACCAGCTGCTGCCCGGGCGATCCGTACACCTGCGCGATTAATTTCATCTACTTTATGTTCAAGCCCATATTTAGATAATCGGTCATAATTAGCAGAAAATGTATTCGTTTCGATCATTTGAGCACCAGCAGTTACATATTGACGATGTACATCTTCTATAATATGTGGACGAATCAAATTCAATTCTTCATAAGAAATACCTACAGGAAATCCTAATTGGTACAAATAGGTTCCCATTGCTCCATCGCCTATAATTACATGATCTGTCCATTTGGAACGCAAATCTGGCTTCATTGTATAGTCCACCCCACTGTATGTCATTTACGTTCTAATGTATCATATAAAAACGATCTATAAGACGTCTGAACGGTGGTATAGTTAAATTATATAACCAGACGCGTAACAAGCATATTATTCGGTTGTTTCTCCAGTGTATACAGTAGCCGCAGGGCCGGTCATATATACTTTGTTACTGGACTCATCCCATTCAATATATAAGTCTCCACCTTTAAGCGAGACATAACCAGTACGATCAGAATATCCATTCAGTACAGAAGAGACCAATGTCGCACAAGCTCCTGTTCCACAAGCAAGTGTCGGCCCTGCTCCTCGTTCCCATACACGCATGTCCATTCGATCACGACTTTGCACCGTTGTAAATTCTACATTGACTTTACGCGGAAATAATGGATGATTTTCAAGTAGTGGTCCCCATTTATTCAAATCGATATTCACAGCATCTTCTACATAAATAACGCAGTGAGGATTACCCATAGATACCGCTGTAAAATAGAAAATCTGACCTTCCACTTCTATCTCTTGATTGATTACTGGATTGCCTTCGATTGCTACAGGAATTAACGTACTATCCAAAATAGGCTCTCCCATATCTACACGAACTGTATGGGCTATTCCGTCTTCAGCTTGCACAGTAACCGATTGAACTCCTGCACCCATCGTTTCTATCGTGATTTCAGTATGAGGCGTTAACCCACGATCATACACATATTTGGCAACACAACGAATCGCATTCCCACATTGTTCTGCTTCTGATCCATCTGAATTAATAATTCTCATCATAAAATCTGCATTCGCAGACGGCAAAATATAAACTAATCCATCTGCACCGATACCAAAGTAACGATTGCAATGCTTAATCGCTAATTCTGCTACATTTGCTGGTAAGGATGGCTCTCCATAGACGATGATAAAATCATTGCCCAGACCATTCATTTTTGTAAATTCCATATTGATTCTCTCCTCCGAAAAACACGTTCTATTGGGTAAGCATACATGATGGCAC contains:
- the dapF gene encoding diaminopimelate epimerase; the protein is MEFTKMNGLGNDFIIVYGEPSLPANVAELAIKHCNRYFGIGADGLVYILPSANADFMMRIINSDGSEAEQCGNAIRCVAKYVYDRGLTPHTEITIETMGAGVQSVTVQAEDGIAHTVRVDMGEPILDSTLIPVAIEGNPVINQEIEVEGQIFYFTAVSMGNPHCVIYVEDAVNIDLNKWGPLLENHPLFPRKVNVEFTTVQSRDRMDMRVWERGAGPTLACGTGACATLVSSVLNGYSDRTGYVSLKGGDLYIEWDESSNKVYMTGPAATVYTGETTE
- a CDS encoding bifunctional homocysteine S-methyltransferase/methylenetetrahydrofolate reductase, yielding MKPDLRSKWTDHVIIGDGAMGTYLYQLGFPVGISYEELNLIRPHIIEDVHRQYVTAGAQMIETNTFSANYDRLSKYGLEHKVDEINRAGVRIARAAAGDQAYVVGSVGAIRNGKRTNIPRSELRQHFRQQVSSLLEEGVDGILLETFFEVEELAIALRQVRKLTDIPVMCQLTVEDAIRTLDGFALPDAFALLTDAGADMVGLNCRVGPNGTLHALEAVQGKVSLPLSVYPDAGVADYVDGEYRYGASPAYFGQRSIRFAELGARVIGGCCGTTPEHIAAIARALEGYVPEKLDFSNVQTPTPQISVTIENAIMDESDRNGEDVPPTLVDLVRERPTVIVELDPPRDLDITRFLKGAAALKEAGVDALTLADNSLAVTRMSNMALGHIVQREAGIRPLIHIACRDRNMIGSQSHMMGFDALGIDHVLAVTGDPSKFGDLPGASSVYDMTSFDMIKMIKQLNEGIAFSGKPLKQRAKFVVGAAFNPNVKHLDKAVVRLEKKIAAGADYIMTQPVYNVQLIADIREATKHLDIPIFIGIMPLASGRNAEYLHNEVPGIQLSDEVRGRMAGLEGEEGRATGVIIAKELLDVAMEHFNGIYIMTPFMFYDMSVQLTEYIWAKAKRRPNPLFHNR